AATATTGTCTTATAACCCTTTTTATACGAACAACATTATATTTAAGCTGGTTAGGGCATTATTTTTATTAATTCTTGCTATTGGAGTGCATTTTTTCGTATCTACCTCATAATTAATAATAAGAAGCCACTGGACAACGCACTGGACAAGTCCAATTATTAAATATATTTAAAATTTAAGTTCTAATCAATAAAAATTTGTGAGCACTGGACAAAAAAATCTGTGCGCGTGAGCTATATAAAGAAGTGCATCTTAACAAGAAGCGCCTCATTGAAATAAGAAGCGAACAGCAAGGAGGTGATGTATATGTATATAGTTGATAGAATAAAGAAAGAGGCATATCGTAGAAGATTAAGCCATAAAACAACAAAAGCCTATATCTTCTGGATAAAAAGGTTTTTGAAATTCAGTAAAAAAAGCCATCAGTCGCTTACGAAAAAGGACGTCCGGCTGTTTATTGAGCAGCTTTCGGAAAAAGGATTGGCAGGCAATACCCTTAATGTAGCTTTGGCCTCAATCAATTTCTTTGTTGAATGGGTGCTTAATAAAAGATGGAAGCTCAGCATAAGGTATTCAAAAACCCCCAAAACAATTGCAGTTTTCCTGACCCGGCAGGAGATTATTAAGTTGTTTTCAGCTGTTCAAAACCAGAAGCACAAGCTCATGCTTGCCCTGATGTATTCAGCAGGATTAAGGGTAAGTGAGCTTGTTCATCTTAAGGTCAGCGATCTTCAGGTCAAAGAGGGTTATGGATGGGTAAGGCAGGGCAAGGGAAACAAGGACAGGGTCTTTATTATAGCCGCTAGGCTTAAGGAAGAATTGGTGGAATGGGCAAAAGGCCTGGATAAGAATTCATATCTTTTTCTCGGCAACAACAACTGCCATATAACTGTAAGGACAGTGCAGGAGATAATCAAGAGTAATGCAAAAAAAGCAGGAATCAGAAAAAATGTGCATCCGCACACATTAAGGCACAGCTTTGCAACCCATATTGCAGAGAAAGGCCACGCCTCAACAGTGATTCAGGGTTTATTGGGCCATGTAAGCCCGGAAACCTCTCTGCAGTATATCCATTCCGCCTCCCCGAAAATGTTTAAGGTAAAAAGCCCCTATGACGAGCTTTAGCAGCAGCTGTCCGCATTGAAAGAGCTATTATTGCAAAAACTATATATTCTCTTTCATCCTCACACGATACATGAACATCCGCTGCCTCCGCTGCAAGGGCTCAAATCCGGATAACTGCGGCAGGGCATTCTGCCCTATTACTGCAAAATCAGAAGCCCGCTTCAAGGTAGAGAAGTCTCTGAACAGGGATTTCCAGGGCTCTTCGCCTTCGCCGTTCATAGGAAGGTTCGGCTATCCCTACGTTAATGTAGGCTTCCTCTCGCCGCCTGAAATAAAAGACAATGCATGGCTGTACGACGCTCCCCGCTACTGGTCCTCCCATAATTATAACATAAGCCGTATTATAGGCTTCCGCTCAGAATTAATAAACTCAAGCAAGAAAGCCTTCGTCAAAGGCATGGGAAAAACACTGGAGATAGCCCGGCAGATAGGGATGGCTTCAGCTCCCGTTGATTTGGAAGTAAATCTGCAGGACAGGCCGAGGTTTAGCCTGCAGACAGATTCCTACTTGGCTCCCCAGGGGCCTAATGCAAAACTCAAGAAAGCCTCAATAACCTCAAACCCAAGAATCCACACCAAAATCGACAGGGCAGTGTCAGACACAGGCCTGAAGGCTGCAGACGCAGTCACTTATCTCTATAGGAACAATTTCGATGAGAACATCCTGTCCAAGCTTCTGTCAGTGGGCGCTCTCGGCATAAAAAAGAGCAGGAAGCTGGTTCCGACCAGGTGGAGCATAACTGCAGCCGACGACATGCTCGGAAAAGACCTGATCAATGAGATAAAAAAATATCCTGAATCAGACTATAAGCTTCACTTTGGCTCGTATCTTGGCAACTATTATTATATCCTCCTCTTCCCCGATGTTTGGGGCTACGAGCTCTTCGAGACATACATGCCCCATGTTTCCTGGAACATAACAAAAGACATCCGGTTTACTACGGATTACGAGCCATATTCCGGAAGAAAATATTATGCAGGGAACTGTGCCGGAGGCTATTACACCGTAAGGCTTGCCATAGCAGAGCACCTGAAGAAAATAAGGCGCCAGGCATCCGTCCTTGCAATAAGAGTGATAACAGGCGAGTATGCAGCCCCCCTTGGAGTCTGGGTGACAAGGCAGGCTGCAAGAAAAGCCATGCAAAACAAGCCCATATCTTTTGCTTCAGAAAAGCTCATGCTCTCCTACACAAAAGCCATGATAAAAAAGAAATTCAGCCGCAGCATAGGCAGCATAATGCATCAGAGCAGGCTGCTAAGGGAATTCACCCAGCAGAAAAAGCTCACCGCATTTATCTAAGTAAGCGCTAGAATTACCGAAATCTTTATTAATTAAAGCCTGCGTGCAATAAGAAATATATAGTCTATATAAATTTCATCATAAAATCACTAACTCACTGGCTCATGTTTATTAAAAAAATTGGTTTGTTGGATACTTTGCATCGGATTTGGTAGGGTATATTACCTTTTGTTGTTATTGCGTTTCCGTGCATTTCACCGGGAACAGGGATTTGTATCTCGCAATAAGCAGCACCCAAATTACTAAGATTAAGCTTGCCTGAAAAAAAAGAATTCAGACAAACCGCATCTTTGATACAATATGGGAGGGCACGGAAGCGCTTCCGAAGTGTTTCCAGAATAAGGCAGTAAATTAAATAGTTCTTGGAATGGGGATTCGCTGTTAAAATTCCTCATTTTCAAAAATTTATGAAGGAAAAACCCGGAATTATAATTTTCTCTGGTTCTACAGAAAGGAGGTGTAGCGCATGATACATCTGTTTTATCCCTGCCTGGCCTTTCTCTTCCTGATTCTGGCAGCTATAGAAGTTTCCATCTCTGGATTTGAGGAGCTTGCTTGCGCTGGGCAGTATATAAAAATAATTTCAGGCGCGCGCTATCGGGACGCGTATGCCCCATATGAGTCCAGCAAAGTTTTTTCATGTTAGCATCACAATGTTTTTGAGCACAGGGCACATATTCAGCTCTGTGCTCGGTATTATCCAATTATACCAACCTCCTTAAGTTTAAATATATTCGTGTCCCGGCATGGGAATATCATGCTCACTGTATGGCTTGAGGCGCCTGTCATCTTTTCATGCAGCTTCCTATCCAGCAGGCAGAAAGGAAAAAATCATGCAAAGAAAAGAAAAGATCTAAAGAAGAAGAAGACGCTGACACAAGAACTAGCTTCGATTAGCCTGTAATAGACAGGTTAAAGGTTCGTGAAGCTAAAGTTCGTCTAAACGCGGGAACTTTTGATTTCATTTTAGCATCCAAAAGTTCCCGCTGTTTTCGGTATCATGCATTTCATTGTAATATTTACTTATTGCTTTTGTTTTCATCACCTCCTCCGAAAGTCGAGCTCTGCTCGGCTTTTAAAGTAGCTGGGATTTGCCCAGATTAGCATACACGTTTGTTCCATTTATTGGGCCCTGACTCCTGCTTGAAAAATCCCTCACACTTTTGAGTCAGGTGCTCAATCGCATGCAGGAAGAAGGCATTGAATAAGCGTGAGGCAAACATCACTCTCCTCCCCTCACCTCACCCGGATTTGCATCTCGCTTTCTTCCTGTTTTGCGTTAATAGCAACACCTACCCACACCACAGGTTCAGAGCCCTCACTTGGCTCGAATGGGCTGCCTATATGTTTGGTTCCTCCTTCCTCACTGTAGGCAGCTCATCTTTCTTCTGGATAAGATAATAAGCAATAATACATTCATCTCGCCCAGAAACTGCAGGTAACTGCAAGTGCAGAGCCTTTCGGCTCAAATGAGTTGCCTATCCATTCCCAGTATGCAAAAAACCTAAAATCCCTCCTTATAGGCAACTCATTTCTTTTCTGATGATAATAAAGCAATAAATGTAATAACAAAACTCTTTGCTACTCCTCCCACATCCTTAAAAGTATAGAATCCACACGGATTCGAATGGGTTGCCTATAGTACTTTCTTCCTTCCTCCCTCCGCCCCACTCCTGCTTATAGGCAACTCATTTCCTTTTCTTAAAAAAATAATTTTTTTCTCTATTTATTTACAATATAGAAAATAATTACCTAAATTTTTCAAAAACTATAAATATCAACTTGCTTAACACCTAAACTATGCCGTCCTTAAATTCTAGCCTCCAGAGGCTCAGCTCAATAATAAGTAGGCTGTCATCTGAAAAAATACCTTCGGCTGAAGGCAGCCTTATCACAGATTTTAAGGAAAAAAAGCAGGCATATCTCCTTTCCCAGTACAGCTCATCATTGCAGTCCCTGCTTTCCTTCCCCGGCAGGGCGCTCCTTGAGCAAAACCCGCAAAACTCAGATTCAATAGCAAAAATAGAATCACTCCTCGCGGAATTAAGGCGCGAGCGCAGCCTGGAAAAGTCAAAGGAAATACTGGGAAAGATAGCCGCAGTGCAAAAATCCCTGGCTTACCCAAAAAAGGAAAAAGCGCTGAGCTTCAGCATTAATAATCTCCCCGCAGAAATAAGCGATGAAATGAAAGCCGACCTAAGTGAGCTTGAGGCCTGCTTTAATGCAGCCTCTTACCGGGCATCAATAATACTTTGCGCCAGGCTGTTGGAAACAGCCCTCCACAGGAAATACTATGAATCGACAAACAACGATTTGCTCGAAAAAGCGCCCGGCATAGGCCTGGGAAATCTGATAGCAAAGCTGAAAGACAGGAACATAGCCCTCGATCCCGCCATAAGCCAGCAAATACATCTCATAAACCAGGTAAGGATATATTCGGTCCATAAGAAAAAGCAGCCCTTTATTCCGACAAAAGAGCAGGCCCACGCAATAATACTTTACACCATCGACATAATCAGGAAACTCTTTTCCTGACCTTTCTGAACAGTGCGCTTTTCTCAGTATTCTTTATTCTCCGCTCATGCTTGATTGCATTCCTGAAGCTTTTCTCAGCCTTTCCCCTCTTTCCCAGCAGCTCAAGCACCCTCCCTCTGTAATACCATATCTCAGCGCTATTTTGGTCAACAAGCAGCCCCTCCTGGAAGCATTTCAATGCCTTCTCCAGAATGTTCTTCCTGCCGAAAAGCCTGAGGAAAAATTCCCGCGCCCTGTTCCTGTTGTAATAGAAGTAATATGTCAGCCCCTTGTCAAGGTATATCTTTGGGTAGTTAGGCCTGTATCTGATTGCAAGGTCAAACTCCCTTATGCTTTTTTTAAGCTTGTAAAGGTTAGAATAGCACAATCCAGCATAATGGTGCACCACGCTTTCATCAAAATTGCCCACGCATTTGACATCTATGCTTGAAAAAATCTCCAGCGCCTTTTTATACTCCTTTTTAATGTAAAGCTCCTTTGCCTTATTATAAAGCTCCGGGCACCTTTTCCTTTCCATAGCATAAAAATAGAAGCAATTATTATTAATATTTTCCCTTAAATAAGCATACCCCTTTTAAAGGCGGAAAAGCCAGCCGCAGCCCATCCGCCACTAAAAATTATTTTGTGGTGCACATAACAAAATTTAAAAACAATCTGCTTACTCTATGGTAAAATGAAAGCAAAAGAGCTCAAGAAAAAATACCTTGAATTTTTCAGGGAAAAGCAGCATGCTATAATTAGCTCAGCTTCCCTCATCCCCGAGCACGATCCGACAGTGCTGTTTACAACAGCAGGCATGCACCCCCTTGTTCCCTACTTGATGGGCCAGCCTCATCCGCAGGGCAGGCGCCTGGCAAACTGCCAGAAGTGCATCCGTACAGGGGACATCGATGAAGTGGGCGATCCCTCGCATCTGACTTTCTTCGAAATGCTTGGTAACTGGTCATTGGGCGATTATTTCAAGGAAGAGGCAATAAAATACAGCTTTGAATTCCTCACAGGCAAAAAATGGCTCGGCATAGACAAAAGCAGGCTGTCAATAACATGCTTCCGGGGTGATAATGATTCTCCAAAGGATGAGGAATCCGCAGGAATATGGGAGTCACTGGGCATTCCCAGGGAGCGCATCTTCTTCCTTCCAAAGAAAGACAACTGGTGGGGCCCGGCAGGAAAAACAGGCCCCTGCGGCCCGGACACAGAAATTTTTTATGACACCGGCAAAGAGCCATGCAGTAGCAATTGCATGCCCGGCTGCCCCTGCGGCAGGTACTTCGAGATATGGAACGATGTTTTCATGCAGTACAATAAGACAGCAGACAGCACATATGAGCAGCTAAGGCAGAAAAATGTCGATACAGGCATGGGGCTGGAAAGGACAGCAGCTGTCCTGCAGGGAAAGCCGACTGTCTACGGCATAGGGCTGTTCCAGCCCATAATCAGCAGGATAAAGAAGCTTTCAAAAATACAAAGCCCCGATAAAAGCCAGCAGCTCTCTATAAGGATAATAACCGACCATATAAGGGCATCCACATTTATCCTGGGAGACGATCTCGGGATAGCGCCCTCCAACCTCGACCAGGGCTACATCCTCAGGAGGTTCATCCGCCGCTCCATCCGCCACGGAAAATCCCTCGGAATAGAAAAGGAATTCCTCTCAGAATTGGCAGAAATAGTAATAGGGCTCCATAAGGCAGATTACCATGAATTAGGGAGGAACAGGGATTTCATACTGAATCATCTCAGGGAAGAAGACGCTAAATTCAGGAAAACTCTCGAAAAAGGCCTCCATAAGTTCGAAAGGCTTTCCGAAGGCAGCAGGAAAATCTCAGGAAAAGACTCTTTCCTTTTGTTTCAGTCCTTTGGCTTTCCCCTGGAGATGACCGTGGAGCTTGCGGGTGAAAAAGGCATAGAAGTCGACAGGCAGGGCTTTCATGAAGAGTTCAAAAAACACCAGGAATTAAGCAGGATAGGGGCTGAAAAGCGCTTCAAGGGAGGTCTTGGCGATCATTCAGCCGAAACAACCAGGTTGCACACCGCAACACACCTCTTAAACCAGGCCCTGAGAGAGGTATTGAAGGCAGACATTTCCCAGCGGGGCTCCAACATAACTCCCGAAAGGCTCAGGTTTGATTTCAATTTCAGCAGGAAGCTCTCAAAAGCGGAGCTGCAGAAAATAGAAGATTGGGTGAACAGGAGGATAGCGGAAGCCATTCCTGTAAAGAGGCAGGAAATGACAGTCAAGGAGGCAAAACAAAGGGGCGCCCAGGGCATATTCGGGGAAAAATACGGCGAAAAGGTATTCGTATATTCCATAGGCGATAAAAGCATCGAGATCTGCGGAGGCCCCCATGTCGAAAACACCAGAGATCTGGGCATCTTTAAGATTAAGAAAGAAGAAAGCTCAGCTGCCGGCGTCAGGAGGATAAAGGCTGTTCTTGAATAGCGCCGCCCGGTATCTTCATCACTCGATATCTTTCTTCCCTTTTTTGTACTTAACCCTTTTCTCGCTTACCGGAATATCGCTGTCTTCATCTGCCTCAGCATTATCCCCAAGCTCTTTTCTCAGCTTTCTTTTTATCTTTTCTATGTCTTCCATGCCTGAATATAATGCATTATTCTTTATTAAAGTTTGCTGCCGCACACAGCATATCTTGGTAAATTCCAGCCGGGAATAATCGAAAATTATTTAACTTTCAGTATGCACCTGATATCCGGTGAGAAATATCGAAGGCAAAACCCAGGAACTCGGGGAAGAAATAGGCATGATAGCCCATTTCTTCGGCAATATAGGCGTGGCTGTAGTCAAATTGGATTCCCCCCTGAAAGTAGGCGATACCATCAGGATAAAGGGCCACACAACAGACTTTACCCAAAAAGTGGATTCCATGCAGATAGAGCACGAAAAAATAACTGAGGCAAAGCTCGGCGATGACATCGGGCTGAAAGTCATGGACAAGGTCCACGAGAAAGACAAGGTCTACAGGCTGTAGTTTATTTTGCAGCAGCAGATTTTGCAAGCAAATCAGGGCAGGAATAGCCGCAAGAGAGCATAACTCATCCGCTCATATGGTCTGGCTCATCATTCTTTCTACATCTTTCCACAGCTTCCTGACCCTTCCGGCGGTTTCATCACCTATCTCTTTCCTGTATCTTTCCACAGCTTCCTTTATTCCTATCTCTTTATCCCCCTTTACAAGGTTATCAGCATGCGTAATGATCTTTTCCTCCTTTGTCACAGGCACAAAATCCCTCTCCGGCAGCCCCATGCACTGCTCCTTGACATCCATCTTGGTTATTCCCGCCCCCAAATGCCTCTCAGCTATGTCAGCGAATTTATCTAACCCTTCCCCGCGCAGCATCTCAGCCCCTATTAGGCCGTGCTTAAAGCTGTACTTCCCCGGGCAGCATCGGAATCTTCCGATATCATGCAGCAAACTTCCTATTTTGATTACACCCATATCTACGCCCTTTACACGGCGCGCAATCCTGACAGCAATCCTCTGCACAGCCCTGGCATGCGCTAGCACCCTTTGAAAACTTTCCTCAGAATCCGCATGCTTCCTCAGCAGCTCAACAGCTTCCTTTTCCGAAATCATGCTGTAATTAAATCACGCCGCTTTTAATAATTTTTCCCGGGCAGGATCACAGCTCCTCATAGCGCCCTTCCACTATGTTCAGTATAGAAGACTTTAGGTTGTCATTAATGGATTTTTCGCAGATAAATATTATAGGGCAAGGTATCCTTCCCGCTTCCTTAGCAAGCTCACCAAAGAAAAGCTCTGTATTGTTAAGGTCGTCCGCGAGAAGAAGCTTCTGCGGGTAAATAACTACCAGGAAAGGCGAATTTTTCTCTATTTCCTTCAGGATATTAAGTACCCTGAACGAAGTGTCCTCATAGTCGTTTGCATTGTTGACCGAAACTATGTTTCTTATGGGGGGCGTGCCTTTTCCCCCGCAGTAGCAGGCAGCATCTATGAAATGAAGCCCGCTGAGCTCATTTCCTTCCCTTCCCAGCGCCTCATAAAGCTCACCCTGCCTCTCGTCATAGCTCAGCACTATCCCTGCTCTGCCACCTTTGAGAAGCTCCTCTATTATCCCCGAGCATTGAATAGTAAATCTCTCATCTGAAATAAGATACATCTTAGAAGGTATCTTTATGATCAGGTTTCTGAAAAAAGAAAAGAAGTCGCCTATCACAGTCTCTGAAATCTTGCCTGCTGTCTGAAGCAGCTTCTTTACTATGTTTATCTCCTTTTTTACAGGTCTGTCATCTATCATGATAGTATAATTGAACAAATAATATTTAAAATTATGTTACTGGCTGTTAATTTTTCTCAGAATTATCCAGCTGTCCCTAATCAAGCCTATTCCGTAAGGATTCCTGAATTTGGCGCACATGTTGCCTGTAACAACAGCAGCTGTCAAAGTCAAAGTCCTGTTAATTATTCTTCTTCTTATCTTCTTTTCCATTTTAAAGGGTAACAGCGGGCCGATAGCCGTATAGCCCGCTGATATGATGTAATGAATTCGGTGCTGGCCAAGCACCATGTCGACAGGCAAGGGCACCGAAGTGCCCTCTCACCTCTTTTTTCCCTTTCGAGCCAAAAGAGCAGAATTCAGTATGGGTGTACATTTTGTACAAATGGGTATATAATTAGGAAAGGCTCCCGTCTTGGTTTGTGGGGGTGGATTAGAATTTAGCGAAGCGGGAGCCTTTGAATGTAATCAGTGCACCTCTTTTTCGGATGCGATGCCTTTGTGCACCGGTGATTTGAAAATATTTAGCCCTGCTAAACATTTTCGCATTGCAGGTCTGTTTCTTCCTATTTCTTTATCCTGAGTGGCGGCCTTTTCATCTCCTTGAGCCACATCAGGCCTATCCTTATCAGCTCTTTATTCAGCGTGTCGCTCAGCTTGTAAGTCTTCTTATAAAGGTCATAATTGACCATTCCCATACTCTTCATCGGAGTAAGGATGCGGTCATAAAACTGCCTCTTGTTGTAGCTCAGCTTCACTTTCTTCCCTTTATAAGGCGGCTCGTCTATCATGTCCGTAACAAGCTTTCCGTCGTGCAGCTGCGTCGCGAACATGCTCATCTCTGTTTTCCCTATCTCATTGTTGTTTTCTTTAATATGCTCTATCAAAAGCTTTGCAACAATCGTCTGCTGCTTTGTCGCAAACACTACCTCGTATATGTCTTCAGGAAGGTTAAACCTGTCAAATAAAATAACCATTCAATACTTATTATCATAACTAGTATATAAATCTTTCTATTTACACAACTGGTATATAAAAAAGTATATTAGTTTAAAATAAATATCTTTTAGAAAACTAATTTAACAAAAACCAAAAAATATATAAAATATAAATATAATTCTAAAAGAAATTCCTTTCTTTTTTGCATGGGGACAAAGCAAAGAAGTGAATCACAACGCTTGAGGGCCAATTTTTGGGGATTAAAGGAAGTTTTGCGCGTTTAGCTGGTTCTGTGATTAGTTCTGATGATATTATGGGGGCGGAATAAAATTAACCTCGTCAACAGGCTTGCAACAGGACTTGAAGTTATGCGTAGTGAGAATCCTTTATTGGAACAGGGTGCAATTGAAGGCTGCTCGGGCGGAATTTTAAATCCTACATTTACAACAAGCCCGACCGCAGCCCAGGATGGCTTTGCACAGCTAATATTCAGGGGTGATTCAACTCCTGGCAGAGGAACCCTGAGGAGAGTATCTTTGAATAAAGACGGAACATCTATAGATGACTATCTTGGTATTGCTTTATCACCAGAAATGAATGGTACTTCCCATGATTCTTACAGCCTGGAAGATCCAAGGGCCTACATGCATCGTGATCCTGTTACAAATGAGGAAGGGATTTATCTTGTCTATGTGGGATGGAATGGCAAACAGAGGGCAGAACTTCCTGATTCACCGCCGGACACAAGAAATATGCTGGCAGTAGCCTACGGCCCGAATTTCGACCGCTTTCACAGATTAGGCCAGTTGTTCCATGATGATATGCCGGATAAGGACGGCTCTATTATTGATATACGGCCGGATGGTTCTGTACTGGCAGCACGTCGGCCGATGGTAGGCAAAAAATGGGCGACATACATAATGAAAGCACCAAATCTCAACTCAGAATTTGAAGTTGTGGACATAATCCCTCCTATGTATGAATGGGGCTCTCTAAGAAACGGGCCTTCCCAATTTCATCATGTAAAAAGTGTAGGCTATGTTGGGATGCTTCATGGAGTGAAAAAGCAAGATGATAATTATGTCTATTCCTCAGGCGGGTTGCTTTTGGATGAACAGGGAAGATTAAAATCAATATCAAGACAGCCAGAAATAACACCCATATTTGCAGATGAGGTAAAGGGAATTTCAGGAAAACAAGTCGCCATCTGTACTGGAATGGGCATTTTTGGACAAGGAAACAGGAAGCATTTTACCTTTTTCTACGGCAGGGGAGACTGGAATTTCGGCACAGTTGAAATTGCCTACGAGGCATTTATCAGGCATCTTCAAAGCCCGGAGAATTCGGTTGATCCGAAAG
The DNA window shown above is from Candidatus Woesearchaeota archaeon and carries:
- a CDS encoding tyrosine-type recombinase/integrase, with product MYMYIVDRIKKEAYRRRLSHKTTKAYIFWIKRFLKFSKKSHQSLTKKDVRLFIEQLSEKGLAGNTLNVALASINFFVEWVLNKRWKLSIRYSKTPKTIAVFLTRQEIIKLFSAVQNQKHKLMLALMYSAGLRVSELVHLKVSDLQVKEGYGWVRQGKGNKDRVFIIAARLKEELVEWAKGLDKNSYLFLGNNNCHITVRTVQEIIKSNAKKAGIRKNVHPHTLRHSFATHIAEKGHASTVIQGLLGHVSPETSLQYIHSASPKMFKVKSPYDEL
- a CDS encoding DUF4145 domain-containing protein; translated protein: MPSLNSSLQRLSSIISRLSSEKIPSAEGSLITDFKEKKQAYLLSQYSSSLQSLLSFPGRALLEQNPQNSDSIAKIESLLAELRRERSLEKSKEILGKIAAVQKSLAYPKKEKALSFSINNLPAEISDEMKADLSELEACFNAASYRASIILCARLLETALHRKYYESTNNDLLEKAPGIGLGNLIAKLKDRNIALDPAISQQIHLINQVRIYSVHKKKQPFIPTKEQAHAIILYTIDIIRKLFS
- a CDS encoding tetratricopeptide repeat protein, whose protein sequence is MERKRCPELYNKAKELYIKKEYKKALEIFSSIDVKCVGNFDESVVHHYAGLCYSNLYKLKKSIREFDLAIRYRPNYPKIYLDKGLTYYFYYNRNRAREFFLRLFGRKNILEKALKCFQEGLLVDQNSAEIWYYRGRVLELLGKRGKAEKSFRNAIKHERRIKNTEKSALFRKVRKRVS
- a CDS encoding alanine--tRNA ligase, with the translated sequence MKAKELKKKYLEFFREKQHAIISSASLIPEHDPTVLFTTAGMHPLVPYLMGQPHPQGRRLANCQKCIRTGDIDEVGDPSHLTFFEMLGNWSLGDYFKEEAIKYSFEFLTGKKWLGIDKSRLSITCFRGDNDSPKDEESAGIWESLGIPRERIFFLPKKDNWWGPAGKTGPCGPDTEIFYDTGKEPCSSNCMPGCPCGRYFEIWNDVFMQYNKTADSTYEQLRQKNVDTGMGLERTAAVLQGKPTVYGIGLFQPIISRIKKLSKIQSPDKSQQLSIRIITDHIRASTFILGDDLGIAPSNLDQGYILRRFIRRSIRHGKSLGIEKEFLSELAEIVIGLHKADYHELGRNRDFILNHLREEDAKFRKTLEKGLHKFERLSEGSRKISGKDSFLLFQSFGFPLEMTVELAGEKGIEVDRQGFHEEFKKHQELSRIGAEKRFKGGLGDHSAETTRLHTATHLLNQALREVLKADISQRGSNITPERLRFDFNFSRKLSKAELQKIEDWVNRRIAEAIPVKRQEMTVKEAKQRGAQGIFGEKYGEKVFVYSIGDKSIEICGGPHVENTRDLGIFKIKKEESSAAGVRRIKAVLE
- a CDS encoding translation elongation factor-like protein — translated: MIAHFFGNIGVAVVKLDSPLKVGDTIRIKGHTTDFTQKVDSMQIEHEKITEAKLGDDIGLKVMDKVHEKDKVYRL
- a CDS encoding HDIG domain-containing protein; this encodes MISEKEAVELLRKHADSEESFQRVLAHARAVQRIAVRIARRVKGVDMGVIKIGSLLHDIGRFRCCPGKYSFKHGLIGAEMLRGEGLDKFADIAERHLGAGITKMDVKEQCMGLPERDFVPVTKEEKIITHADNLVKGDKEIGIKEAVERYRKEIGDETAGRVRKLWKDVERMMSQTI